The DNA region GGTAAGATGAGCAAAAGCAAATCCTGGTTTGGATTTCTGCGAACTTTTTGCGTTAGCAAAAAGGAGCAAGAGAAGTTCGGGGTCTCATAAAAAAACGGAGCATTTTTATGGGGTGTATTTTACCTTGACATAGGGCGCGTTTGCAATAGAATTTATATGATATGGAAGACGAAAAACGCGCCCAGGCGGCAATAGGCTACATTCCGCCTTTATTCTGGATTCCGCTCTGGCTTGCGCAGGACGCGCCTTTGGCAAAGCATCACGGCAGGCAGGCGCTCGTTTTGTTTATAGCTACCGCCATCACATGGCTCGCATTTTTGATATTGCGCTTCCTTTTGGGCTGGATCGCGCCGTTCAAGTACTTCCTTCTGGTTTTTGAGGGCGCCCTTTACTTCATCTACCTTGCCTTAACTATATGGGGCATAGTGAAAGCGGCAAGGGGTGAAATGTGGCGCATCCCGATCCTCGGCGCATACTCCGACAGACTCAAAGTATAATTTACCCAAAAATAATTCTTCAGATTCTTTCGGGGACCCCCGTACAAATCCAGATGCATAGTTATCTTCATCGACTGGCTGAAGGTTTTCTTGCAGACGGTCTTGACAAACGCAGATGAGGTAAGTAGTCTTAAGTAAGACTTAAAGGAAAATGAGGTAATCCTTATGAAAAAAGTTCTGATTGCATGTCAGACGAGCGTTTTGTTGCACTTGATATCTTGTGTTACACCGTTTTACGGTACCGCAAGAGTCGAAAAGGGATTCCACATGGACGCTGGTGTTTCCGCCATGTCGTACATCGGGGCATACGGTGAATGGAATGCCCCTTCCGTGGGAGGGGTGGCAAGCATTGCTCCTTCATACGGATTCAATCCATATCTGCAGCTCGGAGGGAGATTGGGCTTAGGCTATGGCCAGACAGGTTTCATTGTCCACGATACCGCCGGCAATCCGCATAATCCGTGGGGGGTTTTTTCCCGATATTGCGCTTAACCT from bacterium includes:
- a CDS encoding DUF4870 domain-containing protein, which translates into the protein MEDEKRAQAAIGYIPPLFWIPLWLAQDAPLAKHHGRQALVLFIATAITWLAFLILRFLLGWIAPFKYFLLVFEGALYFIYLALTIWGIVKAARGEMWRIPILGAYSDRLKV